A region of Dictyostelium discoideum AX4 chromosome 1 chromosome, whole genome shotgun sequence DNA encodes the following proteins:
- a CDS encoding hypothetical protein (Non-LTR retroelement reverse transcriptase-like protein), producing the protein MFNYERIDHGNGKGTGVSIENRNLSTGYLTVNFKDTEGRILSVKFNSYININILLIYAPASIPRRNAFIIAAKNLIKDQKIKHDIIAGDFNADHNNNSHYGIGIRSIIEESNLKDIGANNNIATFSRSNSRLDRIYCKPTMVGSNPLRVHEDIYNKSDHTPISIDLKMNNNSANDININNIKIEKLPWTLCKETLADPTIHEEISQIIENNKQYINTLDDWIHFKNYTIRHHLKKQQNLIKKEKNKKKSRLHRLIEREDLYPGQRKQLEDEMEELLKEEEANKQWETKLKLHLNQETPSRYLTSKLKKRKKDRSIFQIKNKDGTIVSEKVEIAKCFLEFYQEQYDEKPDNESKHKELLDKWIVDKQYISRLSLDSAITPKEVNNAIKNSNPHKSPGLDGINAALYRNHSASLSTILAKVFNDTLTNQKEINPNFKEGFITTLFKKGDELQIANRRPITLLNTDYKLLSKIINNRLLAVTKKIINKFQNGFVPNRYIQDNIQIMKEVIERANKSRNSTTLITFFDFNKAFDSISHKSIRRTLSHIGIPKTIVELIMNLLKETTNKIKINDFLVGHITVNRGTKQGDPLSPTIFALVMEALLIDILKEIEIKGFKLSDQKRIKLTAFADDMSTFNNSAEELKLVLDKINNYCLGTSSKLNQEKTVMICIGNIPPNLPFKISEAPERYLGLNFTKVGLNSKITSIINSIKDSLNNWKSQATTIRAKMTIVKTYALSRLSYHQYLDSLNESHITELNNIIKWFLFSAIKNTYTEEHKYRTLMTMDRAYGDWKEGGIKMWDLGIRQVAFKVWNMNRLLHIIKIKACNILQEWYMEQISNSKYISIGLREMVDRWKDFRNNFAPQHNKLKSLPDCIKGQNKKPLQLKEIYNMLITHKYKSIRKTDGQKNLISINNINIPSIFQHINHISHQKGRNTLFRFFSRSLPGINYERNVPCKICNNIIRDPYTHLFIDCMQVKEIENIIISTFNNLSFFKIRNWDLNSLDISKTNKKERIYPNLIGIIIHQLWRIICHKLFNQDESKTPPSFDPTLIEKELTNLIKIEKFILIKKIERSETIYKLNNRDQLIINFNTSWHNPNTPNPIPL; encoded by the coding sequence ATGTTCAACTATGAAAGGATAGATCATGGAAACGGTAAAGGCACTGGTGTATCAATAGAGAATAGAAATTTAAGCACTGGCTATCTAACAGTAAATTTCAAAGATACAGAAGGTAGAATATTATCAGTTAAATTCAATTCGtatatcaacatcaacatcctTTTAATTTATGCCCCAGCATCAATACCTAGAAGAAATGCATTCATTATAGCAGCAAAGAATCTCATTAAAGatcaaaaaatcaaacatGACATCATTGCAGGTGACTTTAATGCagaccacaacaacaattcaCACTATGGTATTGGTATCAGAAGTATAATTGAAGAAAGCAACCTGAAAGATATAGGTGCAAACAACAATATCGCAACTTTTTCAAGATCTAATAGCAGATTGGACAGAATTTATTGTAAACCAACAATGGTGGGTTCAAACCCGCTAAGGGTGCATGAAGATATTTACAACAAATCTGACCACACACCTATTtcaatagatttaaaaatgaataacaATAGCGCAAACgatatcaacatcaacaacatcaaaatTGAAAAACTCCCGTGGACATTATGCAAAGAAACATTGGCTGATCCAACAATTCATGAAGAAATCTCGCAAATCATAGAAAACAACAAACAATACATCAACACACTAGATGACTGGATCCACTTTAAGAATTATACAATCAGGCACCATCTCAAAAAGCAACAGAACTTgataaaaaaggaaaaaaacaaaaagaagagTAGGTTACATAGATTAATTGAAAGAGAAGATTTATACCCTGGTCAAAGAAAGCAACTAGAAGACGAAATGGAAGAGTTATTGAAAGAAGAAGAAGCAAATAAACAATGGGAAACCAAATTGAAACTTCACTTAAACCAAGAAACTCCAAGTAGATATCTAACAAGTAAACtaaagaaaaggaaaaagGACAGATCCATAttccaaattaaaaataaagatggaACAATTGTATCAGAAAAAGTTGAAATAGCCAAATGCTTCTTAGAATTCTATCAAGAACAATACGATGAAAAACCAGATAATGAAAGTAAACACAAGGAACTATTGGATAAATGGATAGTGGACAAACAATACATTTCCAGACTATCATTAGATAGTGCAATCACACCAAAAGAAGTCAATAatgcaattaaaaattctaatCCACACAAATCTCCAGGACTAGATGGAATCAATGCTGCATTATATAGAAACCACTCTGCATCACTTTCAACAATCTTAGCAAAAGTATTTAATGATACATTAACTaatcaaaaagaaatcaatccCAACTTCAAAGAAGGATTTATCACAACACTATTCAAGAAAGGAGACGAACTACAAATAGCTAATAGAAGACCAATTACTCTACTCAATACGGACTACAAACTATTAAGTAAGATCATCAACAACCGTTTACTTGCAGTtacaaagaaaataataaacaaatttcaaaatgGGTTTGTTCCAAATCGTTACATCCAAgataatattcaaataatgaagGAGGTAATCGAAAGAGCAAACAAATCAAGAAATAGTACTACGTTAATCACATTCTTCGATTTCAACAAAGCTTTCGACTCAATTAGCCACAAAAGTATCAGAAGAACATTGAGCCACATTGGCATACCAAAAACGATAgtagaattaataatgaatctaTTAAAAGAAACAACGAATAAGATCAAGATAAATGACTTCCTGGTGGGACACATTACAGTTAACAGAGGCACAAAACAAGGAGATCCATTATCACCAACAATATTTGCACTTGTAATGGAAGCACTACTAATTGATATACTTAAAGAAATCGAAATTAAaggatttaaattatcagaCCAGAAAAGAATCAAGCTAACAGCATTCGCAGATGATATGTCAACTTTCAACAACTCAGcagaagaattaaaattagtattggacaaaatcaacaactacTGTCTAGGTACATCTTCAAAACTTAATCAAGAGAAAACTGTTATGATATGCATTGGTAATATACCACCAAACCTCCCATTTAAGATTAGTGAAGCTCCAGAAAGATACTTGGGTCTCAATTTCACGAAAGTGGGCCTCAATTCAAAAATCACATCAATCATCAACTCAATCAAAGATAGCTTAAACAATTGGAAAAGTCAAGCAACTACAATAAGAGCAAAGATGACAATTGTCAAAACATATGCGCTATCGAGATTATCCTACCATCAATATCTAGACTCACTAAATGAATCACACATTACTGAACTAAACAATATCATTAAATGGTTCCTCTTCTCcgcaattaaaaatacatacaCAGAAGAACATAAATATAGAACATTAATGACAATGGATAGAGCATACGGTGATTGGAAAGAAGGTGGAATTAAGATGTGGGACTTAGGTATCAGACAAGTAGCATTCAAAGTTTGGAACATGAATAGATTATTACACATTATCAAGATAAAAGCATGCAACATACTACAAGAATGGTATATGGAACAAATCAGCAACAGCAAATATATATCAATTGGATTAAGAGAGATGGTAGACAGATGGAAAGATTTTAGAAACAACTTTGCACCACAACACAATAAACTAAAATCACTACCTGATTGTATCAAAGGTCAAAACAAAAAGCCACTTCAACTTAAAGAAATCTATAACATGTTAATCACTCACAAATACAAATCAATAAGAAAAACAGATGGAcaaaaaaatctaatttcaataaataacATCAACATACCATCCATCTTCCAACATATCAACCACATATCACATCAAAAAGGTAGAAATACACTATTCAGATTTTTCTCAAGGTCACTTCCTGGAATCAACTATGAACGTAACGTACCATGCAAAATCTGTAACAATATAATCCGTGACCCATACACTCACCTTTTTATAGACTGTATGCAAGTAAAAGAAATAGAAaacataataatttcaacattCAACAATCTCTCATTCTTCAAGATCAGAAATTGGGATCTCAATTCACTAGATATTagcaaaacaaataaaaaagaaagaatctACCCAAATTTAATCGGCATAATTATACATCAACTATGGAGAATAATTTGTCACAAACTATTCAATCAAGACGAATCTAAAACTCCACCCTCATTTGATCCaacattaattgaaaaagaactAACCAACTTAATTAAAATAGagaaattcattttaataaagaagatCGAAAGGAGTGAAACAATATACAAATTAAATAACAGAgaccaattaataatcaacTTCAACACATCATGGCATAACCCGAACACTCCAAACCCAATTccattataa
- a CDS encoding AhpC/TSA family protein — protein sequence MTKLKVGNIAPDFEAKNYLGQTVTLKEFKEKSQPIVLYFYPKDNSPVCTKESCEFRDKYQKFIEAGAEVIGVSSDGEDSHKSFVSKYSLPFTLLTDKHSKLAKLYGVNGILLPGRKTFIIDKHGIIAGIHDGLLSSTSHIDESLKIIEKLKSQI from the exons atgacaaaattaaaagttggaAATATTGCACCAGATTTTGAAgctaaaaattatttaggtCAAACAGTtacattaaaagaatttaaagaaaagagTCAACCAATcgttttatatttttatccaAAAGATAATAGTCCAGTATGTACAAAAG AGAGTTGCGAATTTAGAGATAAATATCAAAAGTTTATAGAAGCAGGCGCAGAAGTAATTGGAGTCAGTAGCGATGGCGAAGATAGTCATAAATCATTCGtttcaaaatattcattACCATTCACATTATTAACAGATAAACATAGTAAATTAGCCAAATTATATGGTGTCAACGGTATATTATTACCAGGTAGAAAAACATTTATAATCGATAAACATGGTATTATAGCAGGTATTCATGATGGTTTACTCAGCTCAACTTCTCATATCGatgaatctttaaaaataatagaaaaattaaaatcacaaatctaa
- the efaAII gene encoding elongation factor 1 alpha, translating into MGKEKTHINIVVIGHVDAGKSTTTGHLIYKCGGIDKRVIEKYEKEASEMGKQSFKYAWVMDKLKAERERGITIDIALWKFETSKYYFTIIDAPGHRDFIKNMITGTSQADCAVLVIASPTGEFEAGIAKNGQTREHALLAYTLGVKQMIVAINKMDEKSTNYSQARYDEIVKEVSSFIKKIGYNPEKVAFVPISGWNGDNMLERSDKMEWYKGPTLLEALDAIVEPKRPHDKPLRIPLQDVYKIGGIGTVPVGRVETGIIKPGMVVTFAPAGLSTEVKSVEMHHEQLPEARPGDNVGFNVKNVSVKEIKRGMVAGDSKNDPPQETEKFVAQVIVLNHPGQIHAGYSPVLDCHTAHIACKFTEIVDKVDRRTGAVVAKEGTAAVVLKNGDAAMVELTPSRPMCVESFTEYPPLGRFAVRDMRQTVAVGVIKSTVKKAPGKAGDKKGAAAPSKKK; encoded by the exons ATGGGTAAAGAAAAAACACATATTAATATCGTCGTTATTGGTCACGTAGATGCTGGTAAATCAACCACCACTGGTCATTTAATCTACAAATGTGGTGGTATCGATAAAAGAGTTATCGAAAAATACGAAAAGGAAGCTTCTGAAATGg gtAAACAATCATTCAAATATGCTTGGGTTatggataaattaaaagCTGAACGTGAAAGAGGTATTACCATCGATATTGCTTTATGGAAATTCGAAACCTCAAAATACTACTTCACCATTATTGATGCTCCAGGTCACAGAGATTTCATCAAGAATATGATTACTGGTACCTCACAAGCCGATTGTGCTGTCTTAGTCATTGCCTCCCCAACTGGTGAGTTCGAAGCTGGTATTGCCAAGAACGGTCAAACTCGTGAACACGCTCTCCTTGCTTACACTTTAGGTGTCAAACAAATGATCGTTGCTATCAACAAGATGGATGAAAAATCAACCAACTACTCACAAGCCCGTTACGACGAAATTGTCAAAGAAGTTTCATCTTTCATTAAAAAGATTGGTTACAACCCAGAAAAAGTTGCCTTCGTCCCAATTTCAGGTTGGAATGGTGATAACATGTTAGAAAGATCCGACAAAATGGAATGGTACAAAGGTCCAACTTTATTAGAAGCCCTCGATGCCATCGTCGAACCAAAACGTCCACACGATAAACCATTACGTATTCCATTACAAGATGTCTACAAGATCGGTGGTATCGGTACTGTTCCAGTAGGTCGTGTCGAAACTGGTATCATTAAACCAGGTATGGTCGTCACCTTTGCCCCAGCTGGTCTCTCAACTGAAGTTAAATCAGTCGAAATGCATCACGAACAACTCCCAGAAGCCCGTCCAGGTGACAATGTAGGTTTCAACGTTAAAAACGTTTCAgtcaaagaaattaaaagaggTATGGTCGCTGGTGACTCCAAAAACGATCCACCACAAGAAACTGAAAAATTCGTTGCTCAAGTTATCGTCCTCAACCATCCAGGTCAAATCCATGCTGGTTACTCACCAGTCTTAGATTGTCACACTGCTCACATTGCCTGTAAATTCACTGAAATCGTCGATAAAGTTGATCGTCGTACTGGTGCCGTCGTTGCCAAAGAAGGTACTGCCGCCGTCGTCTTAAAGAATGGTGATGCTGCTATGGTCGAATTAACCCCATCTCGTCCAATGTGTGTTGAATCATTCACTGAATACCCACCATTAGGTCGTTTCGCCGTCAGAGATATGAGACAAACCGTTGCCGTCGGTGTCATCAAATCAACCGTCAAGAAAGCCCCAGGTAAAGCAGGTGATAAGAAAGGTGCTGCTGCTCCATCAaagaagaaataa
- a CDS encoding hypothetical protein (BcDNA:GH04637 protein), with the protein MNQQQIVNDQVLDNISRSQDKNVLKDFLKKGDLSTTKNSRNQTLLHLIAMNDNMVALKFYLKKKYVVFKGTNIVVDQRDKDGYTPLHCAVNQGSFEIAKKFLSRGSDPNARTESGSTPLHLLSKFCHSNKSIKLAKKLIDYGAYINHKDSKQETPLHRATMLNDNYDYLKLLLHHGANPNIVNKRGRTCQHISIEQGKVDLLELFLMYGADFNKSTSMLPSPIEMAYQSVFPSIKQFFLNRVSTRGENILMIEKAVFLGKPISNFVQNGDSFTTGTSTQLYTGKLYITNYRIVFKIDQIQNNQIASPQSSISTQTTSSSTSSPLIIIPSITVNNNQQLLLSPSPLASPSFKQQPQLQLNSSTLSTSSTGSTSSMATLVNTSNTTTPTTNNTIINNDFPLLEDEEESIPLLSILNLRTDDDKDNQTGDLDSSNNKENIIVPNSDLNFSHENIVDDCLVSSTISSSNVQNNNNNNNNSSSSSGSNSNHNSITQSASSILNTIIHFNKNIGGSLSIISHNNNNNNSPNSNNPNNNNLNNNNNNHLSTPPLSPSQSNSSFINDNQQQQKQDITMNYQLINIETKDFKQFKLYFLSLYVRDKIMELISYHYKEKIERLIKVENQNKSIQKKIAEEHIQMHDESRIQHIDRYESYGVFEESTPFLFAYLYKPIFNFSSSQSPSPSLSSSSNLSNSVISNNSFNNNQNNQNNQNNNNNFINGWEIYNQKKEYLRFNINIDENNNSNCYWRVTSINKEYKMCSSYSSSLVVLSKTLDKDLEKIFSFRSKGRIPSLSWKDPNSNASISRCSQPLVGIERSRCPEDELYCSNLALSAPSKTLYLIDARPKLNAYANTANGAGFENIHNYPNCKLVFMNIPNIHVIRKSLEKLTSSMRSSTRDKDHTESTDMRWWGCIEETGWISHIKSILEAATFSADLILKGNSILVHCSDGWDRTPQITSLTQILLDPYYRTIVGFQVLIEKEWLSFGHKFSLRLGHLPGNEEERSPIFQQFLDCCFQLCSQFPLLFEFTPTLLLFISDNIHSCKYGTFLNNCEKDRVQDQVKFKTTSIWSEVHFNIHKFLNPYYNPQDIQSIKPKLYSRCLELWKACYMRVESKDFWMHSNWLLHNSTFNFQNNQNNQNNNNTKNNLSKLFLQNQHQHKNQQQQNSDSTRASISSISSSNSYNNDTTPAHWIPQNKHSQTQHSPILASHRPTSIINDLKDI; encoded by the exons atgaatCAACAACAGATTGTTAATGATCAAGTTTTAGACAATATATCTAGGTCACAAgataaaaatgttttaaaagattttttaaaaaagggaGATTTATCAACCACTAAAAATAGTAGAAATCAAACATTACTTCATTTAATTGCAATGAATGATAATATGGTTgcattgaaattttatttaaaaaaaaaatatgttgtTTTCAAAGGTACAAACATTGTTGTAGATCAAAGAGATAAAGATGGTTATACTCCATTACATTGTGCAGTTAATCAAGgttcatttgaaattgcTAAAAAATTCCTTTCAAGAGGTTCTGATCCAAATGCAAGGACTGAATCTGGTTCAACACCATtacatttattatcaaa attttgtcattcaaataaatcaattaaattagcaaagaaattaattgattatggGGCATATATAAACCATAAAGATAGTAAACAAGAGACACCATTACATAGAGCTACAATgttaaatgataattatgattatttgaaattattattacatcaTGGTGCAAATCCAAATATTGTTAATAAAAGAGGTAGAACATGTCAACACATTTCAATTGAACAGGGTAAGGTTGATTTGTTGGagttatttttaatgtatGGTgcagattttaataaatcgaCATCAATGTTACCATCACCAATTGAAATGGCTTATCAATCGGTATTTCcatcaattaaacaattctttttaaatagagTTTCAACAAGAGGTGAgaatattttaatgattgaaaaaGCTGTGTTTTTAGGtaaaccaatttcaaatttcgTTCAAAATGGTGACTCTTTCACAACTGGTACTTCAACTCAACTTTATACTggtaaattatatattacaaattatagaatagtttttaaaattgatcaaattcaaaataatcaaatagcTTCACCACAATCTTCAATTTCAACTcaaacaacatcatcatcaacatcatcaccattaattataataccaTCAATaactgtaaataataatcaacaactactactatcaccatcaccattagcatcaccatcatttaaacaacaaccacaattacaattaaattcatcaacatTATCAACATCGTCAACAGGTTCTACATCATCAATGGCAACATTAGTAAATACTTCCAATACTACCACACCTACCACCAATaatacaataattaataatgattttccATTGCTTGAAGATGAAGAGGAAtcaataccattattatcaattttaaatttaagaaCTGATGATGATAAGGATAATCAAACTGGTGATTTAgattcttcaaataataaggAAAATATAATTGTACCAAATTCTGATCTTAATTTTTCACATGAAAATATAGTTGATGATTGTCTAGTTAGCTCaacaatatcatcatcaaatgtacaaaataataataataacaataataatagtagtagtagtagcggtagtaatagtaatcaTAATAGTATAACACAAAGTGcatcatcaattttaaatacaataattcattttaataaaaatattggaggaagtttatcaattatatctcacaataataataataataatagtccaaatagtaataatccaaataataataatctaaataataataataataatcatttatcaacaccaccattatcaccatcacaatcaaattcatcatttattaacgataatcaacaacaacaaaaacaagatATAACaatgaattatcaattaataaatattgaaacaaaagattttaaacaatttaaattatattttttatcattatatgTTAGAGATAAAATTATGGAATTAATAAGTTATCATTATAAAGAGAAAATCGAAAGATTAATTAAagttgaaaatcaaaataaatcaattcaaaagaaaatagCGGAAGAACATATTCAAATGCATGATGAATCTAGAATTCAACATATTGATCGTTATGAAAGTTATGGTGTTTTTGAGGAAAGTacaccatttttatttgcaTATCTTTataaaccaatttttaatttttcatcatcacaatcaccatcaccatcattatcatcatcatcaaatttatcaaattcagtaataagtaataatagttttaataataatcaaaataatcaaaataatcaaaataataataataattttataaatggtTGGGAAATTTATAATCAAAAGAAAGAATATTtaagatttaatattaacattgatgaaaataataatagtaattgtTATTGGAGAGTgacatcaattaataaagaatataaaatGTGTTCAAGTTATTCAAGTAGTTTAGTTGTTTTATCAAAAACATTGgataaagatttagaaaagaTATTTTCATTTCGTAGTAAAGGTCGTataccatcattatcatgGAAAGATCCAAATTCAAATGCATCCATTAGTAGATGTAGTCAACCATTGGTTGGTATTGAGAGGTCACGTTGTCCAGAGGATGAATTATATTGTAGTAATTTAGCATTAAGTGCACCATCTAAAACATTATATCTAATTGATGCTAGACCCAAATTGAATGCCTATGCAAATACTGCAAACGGTGCTGGCTTTGAAAATATTCATAATTATCCAAATTGTAAATTGGTTTTTATGAATATTCCAAATATACATGTAATTAGAAAAAGTTTAGAGAAATTAACATCATCAATGAGATCTTCAACTCGTGATAAAGATCATACTGAAAGCACCGATATGAGATGGTGGGGTTGCATTGAAGAAACCGGTTGGATATCacatattaaatcaattttggAAGCTGCTACATTCTCTGccgatttaattttaaaaggtaATAGTATACTAGTTCATTGTAGTGATGGTTGGGATAGAACTCCACAAATTACTTCATTAACTCAAATTCTATTGGACCCCTATTATCGTACTATTGTTGGTTTTCAAGTATTAATAGAGAAGGAGTGGCTTAGTTTTGGTCATAAATTCTCTTTACGTCTTGGTCATTTACCTGGTAATGAAGAAGAGAGATCTCCAATTTTTCAACAATTTTTAGATTGTTGTTTTCAATTGTGTAGTCAATTCCCTTTACTTTTCGAATTCACACCAACATTGCTACTCTTTATATCAGATAATATTCATAGTTGTAAATATGGTACTTTCTTAAATAATTGTGAAAAAGATAGAGTTCAAGATCaagttaaatttaaaactactTCAATTTGGTCTGAAGTTCATTTTAATAttcataaatttttaaatccttATTATAATCCTCAAGatattcaatcaattaaaccaaaattaTATTCACGTTGTTTAGAACTTTGGAAAGCTTGTTATATGAGAGTTGAATCAAAAGATTTTTGGATGCATAGTAATTGGTTATTACATAattcaacttttaattttcaaaataatcaaaataatcaaaataataataatactaaaaataatttaagtaaattatttttacaaaatcaacatcaacataaaaatcaacaacaacaaaatagtGATAGTACTAGagcatcaatttcatcaatttcttcaagtaatagttataataatgatactACACCTGCTCATTGGATACCGCAAAATAAACATTCCCAAACTCAACATTCACCAATACTAGCATCTCATAGACCTacttcaattattaatgatttaaaagatatttaa
- the dhak gene encoding dihydroxyacetone kinase, which produces MKKIINNPQNVVSEMIDGFTQSSRDLLKLKGNFNVVVRSDYSQIKDRVTLISGGGSGHEPAHIGYIGNAMLTGAVCGDVFASPSAKQIFMAIKSVAGKMGCILIVKNYMGDNGSFSIAREMCKSQLPDIRVEIITVDDDISSILMKLNEFSNDNNDNIQDIRDKYKSITNRRGIAGTVLVHKILGGLAEQGKSIDEILKFYNKYISPSKSLNLVTMGVGLSSCIIPSVGSPSFTLNEKEMEIGLGIHGEFGIEKVELKPSKQIIKSLIDNLLKILPYSNNNNNNNNNNNNNNNNNNNNNNNSCGISCGSDGEDKSLIVLINNLGSTTNMEMAIATNDCLNYLHEKGFTVERLITGTLMTSLEMAGISISLLLIKNNQIINLIDLKTNAMGWPNSVLKPYKNKEDSILTLDENDSHEIKYDNLKSITISKENGEILKEIVLLGCNSLIENSNKLTDLDKQVGDGDLGTTLENLSKSIKKSIDTIPFDKPCYTFRKISLIIQELIGGSSGLFYSIFFLRLSNSLYERSTVNGKNQISTNDWGLSLIDAVNAIKELGKADIGDCTMLDSLIPAINKINQCCKDNENSSSSFDLLNTLKLASKEAQLGSESTIEMIAKKGRSSYLGERTSHIMDPGAHAIEIIFKSFLSIKK; this is translated from the exons atgaaaaaaattattaacaatcCACAAAATGTAGTCTCTGAGATGATTGATGGTTTTACTCAATCATCAagagatttattaaaacttaaAGGAAATTTTAATGTAGTAGTAAGATCTGACTATTCACAaat AAAAGATAGAGTAACACTTATTTCGGGAGGTGGAAGTGGACATGAACCAGCACATATTGGATATATTGGAAATGCTATGTTAACAG gtGCAGTTTGTGGTGATGTATTTGCATCACCAAGTgcaaaacaaatttttatgGCTATTAAATCAGTTGCAGGTAAAATGGGTTGtatattaattgtaaaaaacTATATGGGTGATAATGGTTCATTTAGTATTGCAAGGGAAATGTGTAAAAGTCAACTACCAGATATTAGAGTTGAAATTATAACCGTTGATGACGATATTTCTTCAATTCttatgaaattaaatgaattttcaaatgataataatgataatatccAAGATATTAGagataaatataaatcaattacaaatagAAGAGGTATTGCAGGTACAGTTTTAGTTCATAAAATTTTAGGAGGTTTAGCTGAACAaggtaaatcaattgatgaaattttaaaattttataataaatatatatcaCCATccaaatcattaaatttagtaACTATGGGTGTTGGTCTATCATCTTGTATCATTCCATCAGTTGGTTCACCATCATTcacattaaatgaaaaagaaatggaAATTGGTTTAGGTATTCATGGTGAATTTGGTATTGAAAAAGTTGAATTAAAACcttcaaaacaaattattaaatcattaattgataatttacttaaaattttaccctattcaaataataataataataataataataataataataataataataataataataataataataataataatagttgtgGCATTTCTTGTGGTAGTGATGGTGAAGACAAATCATTAAttgtattaattaataatttaggtAGTACCACTAATATGGAAATGGCAATTGCTACAAATgattgtttaaattatttacatgAAAAAGGTTTTACTGTTGAAAGATTAATTACTGGAACTTTAATGACATCATTAGAAATGGCTGGAATTAgtatatctttattattaattaaaaataatcaaataattaattt aattgATCTTAAAACAAATGCAATGGGTTGGCCAAATAGTGTTTTAAAaccatataaaaataaagaagattcaattttaactttagatgaaaatgattcacatgaaattaaat atgataatttaaaatcaataacaatttcaaaagaaaatggagaaatattaaaagaaattgtattattgggatgtaattcattaattgagaattcaaataaattaacagaTTTAGATAAACaagttggtgatggtgatttaGGTACAACATTAGAGAATTTATcgaaatcaattaaaaaatccatTGATACAATTCCATTTGATAAACCATGTTATACATTTAGaaaaatatcattaattattCAAGAATTAATTGGTGGATCAAGTGGACTTTTTTATTCAATCTTTTTCCTTAGACTTTCAAATAGTTTATATGAAAGATCAACAGTAAATGGAAAAAACCAAATTTCAACCAATGATTGGGgtttatcattaattgatgCAGTTAAtgcaattaaagaattaggTAAAGCTGATATTGGTGATTGTACAATGTTAGATTCATTAATACCagcaattaataaaattaatcaatgttgtaaagataatgaaaacTCTTCATCATcgtttgatttattaaatactttaaaaCTTGCTTCAAAAGAGGCTCAATTAGGTTCTGAAAGTACAATTGAAATGATTGCAAAAAAAGGTCGTTCATCTTATTTGGGTGAAAGAACTTCACATATTATGGATCCTGGTGCTCatgcaattgaaattatttttaaatcttttctttcaattaaaaaatga